The Pocillopora verrucosa isolate sample1 chromosome 2, ASM3666991v2, whole genome shotgun sequence genome has a segment encoding these proteins:
- the LOC131790637 gene encoding caspase-3-like produces MESAKLRSIPKKTSERYFLCEICRSLFKRFRRCECLKLDGKGCNCVNEDDEGVSNECEGFYQDSSSQTELMHAPPSTSQGLVYQLSDSPAYMHASQILDLSPRNFLFARDNLPKDQEYREIRNPYVLVINIVNFIKNPGPRNGAKHDQDNVERFVREAGFSNVLWHFDLDKQEMLKILEETRKNADLVENDSFICIIMSHGNEEGILCRDHETISVENIMEKFQGNNDACPQLATKPKLFFVQACRGEIDDKGYFAPKGPKEVYPDTSDNNEMPVKLPSDADFLIAYSTTKGTISHRRFTVDRRYAETHKESLGSWFISCLVQVLCENSHKEDLMTMLTRVNRAMCEFYTEGGSKQISCQLSMLTRKVYFSNFLDKKKCVGSNIRQTLTTKLC; encoded by the exons ATGGAGAGCGCTAAGTTGAGGTCGATTCCGAAGAAAACAAGTGAAAGATATTTTCTTTGCGAAATATGCCGAAGTCTTTTTAAGCGATTTCGTCGATGTGAATGCTTAAAGTTGGATGGAAAAGGATGCAACTGCGTGAATGAAGATGACGAGGGAGTCTCTAACGAATGTGAAGGATTCTATCAAGATAGCAGTTCTCAAACGGAATTGATGCATG CTCCGCCTTCGACTTCTCAAGGGTTGGTCTATCAACTGTCAGATTCGCCTGCATATATGCATGCATCTCAAATACTCGATTTAAGTCCAAGAAACTTTCTCTTCGCAAGAGATAATCTTCCAAAAGATCAAGAGTATCGAGAAATACGGAATCCATACGTGCTGGTGATAAACATTGTAAACTTTATCAAGAACCCAGGACCAAGGAATGGGGCTAAACACGATCAAGATAACGTGGAGAGGTTTGTCAGAGAAGCTGGTTTCAGCAATGTTCTGTGGCATTTTGACCTGGACAAACAAGAAATGCTGAAAATTCTTGAAGAAACCCGAAAAAATGCAGATTTGG TTGAAAATGACAGTTTTATCTGCATTATTATGAGCCATGGCAACGAAGAAGGTATTTTATGCAGAGATCATGAAACTATTTCAGTGGAGAACATAATGGAGAAATTCCAGGGAAATAATGATGCTTGTCCTCAGCTtgcaacaaaaccaaaattgttCTTTGTTCAAGCATGCAGAGGAGAAATTGATGACAAAGGGTACTTTGCACCAAAAGGGCCAAAAGAAGTTTATCCTGATACATCTGACAACAATGAGATGCCTGTAAAACTTCCCTCCGATGCAGATTTTTTGATCGCCTATTCTACCACCAAAGGCACAATCTCTCACAGACGCTTCACAGTTGACAGAAGATATGCTGAAACACATAAGGAAAGTCTGGGTTCTTGGTTCATCTCTTGCTTGGTACAGGTTCTATGTGAGAACTCTCACAAGGAGGACTTAATGACTATGCTCACAAGAGTGAACAGAGCCATGTGTGAATTTTACACTGAAGGTGGAAGCAAGCAGATTTCATGCCAACTTTCTATGCTCACAAGGAAAGTCTACTTTTCTAACTTCCTTGATAAGAAAAAGTGTGTAGGCAGCAACATTAGGCAAACCTTGACGACCAAACTGTGTTAA
- the LOC131790648 gene encoding caspase-6-like isoform X1, with translation MMESAKVRSISKEISVEYLRSQIETWQRFLERFRRCECLEFGGQGCNCVNEDDEEVSNRCEGFYQDSSSQTDLMHAPPSNPPRVVFQRSDSFACRDPMDVSQILDLSPRNFLFARDNPQNYREIRNPYVLVINIVNFIKDPRPRNGAKHDQDNVERFVREAGFSSVLWYFDLEKQDMLKLLEETRKNADLVENDSFICIIMSHGNEEGILCRDHKTISVETIMEKFQGNNDACPQLATKPKLFFVQACRGEIDDKGYFVPRGPKDVYPNTSDNNEMPVKLPSDADFLIAYSTTKGTISHRRFTVDRRYAETHKESLGSWFISCLVQVLCENSHKEDLMTMLTRVNRAMCEFYTEGGSKQISCQLSMLTRKVYFSNFLDKKKCVGSNTN, from the exons ATGATGGAAAGCGCTAAGGTGAGGTCGATTTCGAAGGAAATAAGTGTAGAATATTTGCGTTCTCAAATTGAAACATGGCAGCGTTTTCTTGAGCGATTTCGTCGATGTGAATGCTTAGAGTTTGGTGGACAAGGATGCAACTGCGTGAATGAAGATGACGAGGAAGTCTCTAACAGATGTGAAGGATTCTATCAAGATAGCAGTTCTCAAACTGACTTGATGCATG CTCCGCCTTCGAATCCTCCAAGGGTTGTCTTTCAACGATCAGATTCGTTTGCATGTCGAGATCCCATGGATGTATCTCAAATACTTGATTTAAGTCCAAGAAACTTTCTCTTCGCAAGAGATAATCCTCAAAATTATCGAGAAATACGGAATCCATACGTGCTGGTGATAAACATTGTAAACTTTATCAAGGACCCACGACCAAGGAATGGGGCTAAACACGATCAAGATAACGTGGAGAGGTTTGTAAGAGAAGCTGGTTTCAGCAGTGTTCTGTGGTATTTTGACCTGGAAAAACAAGATATGCTGAAACTTCTTGAAGAAACCCGAAAAAATGCAGATTTGG TTGAAAATGACAGTTTTATCTGCATTATTATGAGCCATGGCAACGAAGAAGGTATTTTATGCAGAGATCATAAAACTATTTCAGTGGAGACCATAATGGAGAAATTCCAGGGAAACAATGATGCTTGTCCCCAGCTtgcaacaaaaccaaaattgttttttgttcaaGCATGCAGAGGAGAAATTGATGACAAAGGGTACTTTGTACCAAGAGGGCCAAAAGATGTTTATCCTAATACATCTGACAACAATGAGATGCCTGTAAAACTTCCCTCCGATGCAGATTTTTTGATCGCCTACTCTACCACCAAAGGCACAATCTCTCACAGACGCTTCACAGTTGACAGAAGATATGCTGAAACACATAAGGAAAGTCTGGGTTCCTGGTTCATCTCTTGCTTGGTACAGGTTCTATGTGAGAACTCTCACAAGGAGGACTTAATGACTATGCTCACAAGAGTGAACAGAGCCATGTGTGAATTTTACACTGAAGGTGGAAGCAAGCAGATTTCATGCCAACTTTCTATGCTCACAAGGAAAGTCTACTTTTCTAACTTCCTTGATAAGAAAAAGTGTGTAGGCAGCAACACAAATTAG
- the LOC131790648 gene encoding caspase-3-like isoform X2: MHAPPSNPPRVVFQRSDSFACRDPMDVSQILDLSPRNFLFARDNPQNYREIRNPYVLVINIVNFIKDPRPRNGAKHDQDNVERFVREAGFSSVLWYFDLEKQDMLKLLEETRKNADLVENDSFICIIMSHGNEEGILCRDHKTISVETIMEKFQGNNDACPQLATKPKLFFVQACRGEIDDKGYFVPRGPKDVYPNTSDNNEMPVKLPSDADFLIAYSTTKGTISHRRFTVDRRYAETHKESLGSWFISCLVQVLCENSHKEDLMTMLTRVNRAMCEFYTEGGSKQISCQLSMLTRKVYFSNFLDKKKCVGSNTN, translated from the exons ATGCATG CTCCGCCTTCGAATCCTCCAAGGGTTGTCTTTCAACGATCAGATTCGTTTGCATGTCGAGATCCCATGGATGTATCTCAAATACTTGATTTAAGTCCAAGAAACTTTCTCTTCGCAAGAGATAATCCTCAAAATTATCGAGAAATACGGAATCCATACGTGCTGGTGATAAACATTGTAAACTTTATCAAGGACCCACGACCAAGGAATGGGGCTAAACACGATCAAGATAACGTGGAGAGGTTTGTAAGAGAAGCTGGTTTCAGCAGTGTTCTGTGGTATTTTGACCTGGAAAAACAAGATATGCTGAAACTTCTTGAAGAAACCCGAAAAAATGCAGATTTGG TTGAAAATGACAGTTTTATCTGCATTATTATGAGCCATGGCAACGAAGAAGGTATTTTATGCAGAGATCATAAAACTATTTCAGTGGAGACCATAATGGAGAAATTCCAGGGAAACAATGATGCTTGTCCCCAGCTtgcaacaaaaccaaaattgttttttgttcaaGCATGCAGAGGAGAAATTGATGACAAAGGGTACTTTGTACCAAGAGGGCCAAAAGATGTTTATCCTAATACATCTGACAACAATGAGATGCCTGTAAAACTTCCCTCCGATGCAGATTTTTTGATCGCCTACTCTACCACCAAAGGCACAATCTCTCACAGACGCTTCACAGTTGACAGAAGATATGCTGAAACACATAAGGAAAGTCTGGGTTCCTGGTTCATCTCTTGCTTGGTACAGGTTCTATGTGAGAACTCTCACAAGGAGGACTTAATGACTATGCTCACAAGAGTGAACAGAGCCATGTGTGAATTTTACACTGAAGGTGGAAGCAAGCAGATTTCATGCCAACTTTCTATGCTCACAAGGAAAGTCTACTTTTCTAACTTCCTTGATAAGAAAAAGTGTGTAGGCAGCAACACAAATTAG